The segment GGCGCTTGGGCTTTTTGTGGCATGGCTGCCCTCCGCTCGCGCCGTCTCAGTGATTCCTCCGGACTTCCCTGAACTCGTGGCGGAATCGACTCAGATTGCACGCGTGCGGATTGTCGAGATTTCCGTGCGGTGGGACCAGTCAGCGCACGGACCTGTGATCCACACCTATGTGAAGGCGGAGACGATCAGGACGCTGAAGGGCGCCGGGCAGGCGACGATCAACCTGAGACTCCTGGGAGGACGGGTTGGCGATGTTTCCATGCAGGTGGCTGACATGCCTGAATTTGAAGTCGGCCGGACCTACATCCTGTTCATCGCCGGGAACAACCAGTCCTTTTGTCCCCTGGTGGGTGTGATGCACGGCAGTTATCCGCTGGAGATTGATGCCGCGAGCGGAATGGAGCGGGTCGTTCGGGGAAATCATCAGCCTCTTGCGTCGATTGAGGATGTGGCGCTCCCGTTCACGCAGGCGGGGCGTCCGGCGTTCCGGCCAAACTCGGGCGGTGGGATGTCCGCGAGTGAATTTGAGGCGGCGATCAGGAATGAAGTTTCCCATGGCGGCACGAATTGAAGACATGCGGCGCCTGCCGGGTTTGATTGCTGCGGTGCTCGTGTTTTGCGGTGTTCTGCGACCTGCGGATGCGTTTGTGATGGATTCGCGCCGCTGGGACTCAGGACCGATCACGATGCACATCAGTCTGGACGCTACGCCGCTTTCCAAGCCGCTGGCCGATGGATCGACATCGTGGGGGCAGGTTGCCCGCCAGGCGCTTGACGAGTGGAATGCGGTGATCTCCCGCTCGCAGTTTGTCGCTGTGATGGACTCCACAGCTCCGGTGGGAAGACAGAATGGCGTGAACAATGTCTTCTTCAGTCCGACAGTTTATGGCGAAGCCTGGGGCAGTGGTGTCGTCGGGATGACGATCACGGTGACACAGGGTGCGGGAGGTGCGCGGCGGGCGGAGAGTGACGTGCTTTTCAACAGCGCGGCCCCCATGAATTCCTATCGCGGTGCGCTGGGTTCGGCGGGACCCTGGTTCGATTTCAAGCGTCTCGCGCTTCACGAGTTCGGGCATGTCTTGGGTTTGGGGCATCCGGATGATTCGGGCCAGAACAAGGTTTCGGTGATGAACAGCGCCATGAGCGACACCGATCACCTGACTGCGGATGACATTGAGGGCGCGCAGCAGGGATACGGATCACCCGCGGGATTCGCCATGGGTGTTGCGCCTTCAATAGTCAGCGTGGCAGGCGGGCCTTCGGCAATGGTGGGATCGCAGGCATCGTTTTCCGTTGTGGCGAAGGGCACGGGTCCGTTCACCTACCTGTGGAAGCGTGACGGTTTGGTTGTGGACGGGGAGGCCGGGCCGAGCCTGGTTCTGGAGTCGGTGAAAGTCGGTGACGCCGGCGCCTACACGGTCATGATCAGCAATGCCGTCGGCAGTGTATCCACTTTTGTAGGACAACTGACCGTCGTGGCACCGGCGCCTGCCCGCCTCTGCAATCTCTCGGTGCGCACCACTCTCGCGAAGCAGCAGACGCTGGTGGTTGGTCTGACGGCGGCGGGCGGCCCGCTGCCGGTACTGCTTCGGGCGGTCGGGCCAACCTTGTCGGCGTTTGGGGTTTCCGGCGCTATGCCGGATCCGTCACTCGCGGTCTACAAGGACGGAATTCTCATTGATTCGAATGAGAACTGGGGTGGCTCAACCGCGCTGAGTCAGGCAGTCCTTTCCGCCGGCGCGTTTGCCCTGCCGGCCGGCAGTCTTGACGCGGCTCTGGTGCGGTCGATCGAGGGAGGCGGGACGGTGCAGGTTTCGGCTGTGGAGGCCGGCAGCGTTCTGGTCGAGGCTTACGAGATGCCGAACGCGGGCAATGCGAGACTGGTCAATCTGTCCGCCCGCAATCGGGTCGGTGAAGGTGCCGATGCGCTCGTGGCTGGCTTCACGCTTTCAGGCGAGGCTCCCAGAACCGTGCTTATTCGCGGCATCGGTCCGACGCTGGCGAAGTACGGCGTGACGGGCGTGCTTGCGGATCCGAAGCTCGAACTCTATTCCGGCGCCACTAAAATTGGCGGGAACGATTCATGGGACTCATCGCAGGCCGGGGTGTTTGCCAAAGCGGGCGCGTTCACGTTGCCCGAGGGGAGCAAGGACGCCGCACTCGTCGTCACGCTTTCGCCGGGCAGCTACACGGTGCAGCTCACGGGAAACAATGGTGCCACGGGCGAGGGCATGATCGAGGTTTACGCGGTCGATTGAGCTGTGAACCATCCGCCGCAGACTGGTCATGGAATCAGGCGGCTGCGGTGATCAGGGTGGGGCGGGTGGTGCACGGCTGGGTTGTGACAGGAAACCTTTGTCACCTCGCGGTCGACACGCTGCGGGAAATCTGGGATCGGGAATGCAGTGGCTGCAAACCGCCTTTTTCGGCGAGGTGCGACCGGTTTAGGAAGGAGAACGGGCATTTGTTCCAAGGCAGGTGCAAGGTGATCGAAGGTTGGAAGTAAGGACCGCTCCTTAGCGCATTCCCTTAGCGCTTTCCCCTCATGATTAGAATTCAAATGAGTTCGTCAGAATGAAGGCACGAGGGGCTTTCGCGTTGGCGACGACTATCTTTCCGTCGGGATCAGCCCGCTGACCAATGAGGTCAGTGTTGTCGAGAAGGTTTCTTATATTCAGCTGCAAACGCCACTGAATCCTCTCACGAAAGATCTTCCTGCCATAACCGCCAAACCCATCGAAGGTGACCAATGGCTTGCCACGAATAGGTTGATCCAAGTCCGGTCCAAGCGGGGAAGGAGTCTCCAACACTCCAGGTATTGAAAACGCATTGGGGGTGGCCGGCAACGACCATTTGTATCCAATCACAACAGGACTTTGCCAATTGTAATTCGCACCAATATACGTTCCTTTCAACCAGCCTCTCGAAAAGCCATAGCGCGTCGTCACATTGATTCGATACTCACGCTCATTGATGATGCTTCGACCCTCCTGCCGATACACCCAGTCATAATTTACAATGCTCGCCTGAACAGCCTCCATCGCGGTTATCTTTGTACCAATTGGCCAGTACACAGGCTTGTCGCCATAATAGTTTGGATTGGAGGGGCTTGTCCCCTGATCAATCCATATGGGAATACGTGCTTTTATGAATTCAAGATAGTTTCGCCCGATATTGCTTTCTTTTGCTGAACTTCTCGACGCCGAGATCGAGATACGCCAATTTCTTGTCAAGTTGCCCACCAAAGTAAGCTCATAACCAACTGAGTGCGTATCTGATAGAAAGTCAAAGACATCTGTTGTCGCTCCTTGGTTGGCAGGCCGCTGGCCAGGTGGCGTATTCTCAAGTATGGCCTGCTGAAAGGCACGATACTTTTCAACATAGGGATCCTGCCCGCGCGCAATCATTCTCGTCATCGCATTATATTCGAGATCAATGGTATTGTGACGCACGAACTGGCCGTAGTTTCCACCCGGACTTGGAAGCGGACTAAGGACACGAAGATTCGAAACATTGCCGGTACCATTATTTTCATAACGCGAAAGCCTGATTCCAACCCTGTTCCCCGGCGTTGTGATGGCAATCCCGTACTCTTCTCCTCGTCCACCGCCGATGGGAGCAATCGAGCCATCAAAGTCTTTTCGGATGAAACTGGGAATTTGCTGTGAACTCGACTTCGTATAAAATATTGATGCAGGCAGCCATCCCCAAGGCGATCGAAGGATTGCACTCTTCATGTCGGTTTCGGGTGTCTTTCCGGTTATCCTTGTCCACTGTGGATCATTCTCGATCAATAACAGATCACGCAACTTGTTGCCTCCGACATCAAACGCCTCAACATCATCTCTGCGCTTGCCCCAGCCCAGGATCAGGTTTCCTCCAAGGAGGTAACCCTGCCACGCAATGGCACCGGACTTGGTAATACTGCGATTGGCGAATGCCGGATTTGTCGCCCCCGCAGGATCCCATCCCATAACTTCCAGGCTGGTTCCAGGCAGTGTGTGAGGGCCTTCTTCTATCAGATCAATGGGAAATTGTATGGCCATTCCAGACTTGTCCTTAGGATCGATGTAATAGCTGAAATTGAACGCCCGGGAAACCGCCGGCGTACCGGCAGGCACGGATGGCGGATTTATGTACTTATAATCCGATCTCTGATTGAAGGTGCTCGCATCTCTGCGATCGAATAGCAGTGCCGCGCGATGCCGCCCCACCCACCTCAACCACCCAGGTCTGTCCATCAAGTTTAGTTCATAAGAAAGCGACAGGCGGCGCTGATCTCGGTATGCCAGCGTCCTGGCGGCATACACATCACCCGTCTGAAAATAGTATCGGCCAAAATAGGGATTTGGGGTCACCCCATCCCTGAGAAACCGGTTGGCATCGGCATAAAGATCAGCGCTGCCAAAATTGACACTGCGAACGGCACGTTGATTATAGGATTCCTTGTTATATCCGGCCTCCACAAATAAGTTTCGGAATGGATTCAACTCGATGATTACCCCGCCAATGTCGGTTTTATTCTTTGCCTGATTGGCATTGCCTTGATAATTCACATCAAATGGAAAGACGGCATCATCCATGATGCTATGCTCGAACGCATAGGCAGCCGGCGTCCCGAGCAACTGGTCATGCCCCGCACTACTGCGAACGGAAGCTTTGCAGGACTAGGATTTGGAAAAGGCGCGATTTTCAAATCTACAAATGCGGGTGCGGTCCGAAGCGGATCGAAATTATAATAAAATCGGGCACCGCCACCAGGGGCGGAATAATTGGTAAACACGGGATCTCGCGTGCCTGTTGCTTCCGCCGGTGGTCGTCCGGCTGCAATCCACGGTGTCACGTGGTCAGTAGCAAGGCTGTCCATCGCTGTCTGCGAATAGAAATCGGCGCGTTCAAAATAGGCTCTGACGCTTATCTGTTTAGTGGGCTTGAATGTGATCGTTCCGTAGAGACGATTCGAGCGATCAAAGGATGGCTTTCTCCATCCTTCACCTCTATTGCG is part of the Opitutaceae bacterium genome and harbors:
- a CDS encoding matrixin family metalloprotease encodes the protein MAARIEDMRRLPGLIAAVLVFCGVLRPADAFVMDSRRWDSGPITMHISLDATPLSKPLADGSTSWGQVARQALDEWNAVISRSQFVAVMDSTAPVGRQNGVNNVFFSPTVYGEAWGSGVVGMTITVTQGAGGARRAESDVLFNSAAPMNSYRGALGSAGPWFDFKRLALHEFGHVLGLGHPDDSGQNKVSVMNSAMSDTDHLTADDIEGAQQGYGSPAGFAMGVAPSIVSVAGGPSAMVGSQASFSVVAKGTGPFTYLWKRDGLVVDGEAGPSLVLESVKVGDAGAYTVMISNAVGSVSTFVGQLTVVAPAPARLCNLSVRTTLAKQQTLVVGLTAAGGPLPVLLRAVGPTLSAFGVSGAMPDPSLAVYKDGILIDSNENWGGSTALSQAVLSAGAFALPAGSLDAALVRSIEGGGTVQVSAVEAGSVLVEAYEMPNAGNARLVNLSARNRVGEGADALVAGFTLSGEAPRTVLIRGIGPTLAKYGVTGVLADPKLELYSGATKIGGNDSWDSSQAGVFAKAGAFTLPEGSKDAALVVTLSPGSYTVQLTGNNGATGEGMIEVYAVD